A single genomic interval of Geotrypetes seraphini chromosome 1, aGeoSer1.1, whole genome shotgun sequence harbors:
- the LOC117366731 gene encoding LOW QUALITY PROTEIN: protocadherin Fat 4-like (The sequence of the model RefSeq protein was modified relative to this genomic sequence to represent the inferred CDS: deleted 1 base in 1 codon), producing the protein MAEGVTATPQTEVIWTATEIMQEISMSVERSLDRKLKPVLEKILEMGDKMNDLIRDVAAIGMRIDSIESDVVHLKSENKLLKDTCKRRGKEGPPLTGCERSSRARGKGESGRPSASRRHSPHVDVQLPPRAPCRFAPGGLSGHHAGGAVGSRRSAAAAGVALRRPAAPALPGARGAAGRHLRGQHRHAPGLHVPPERAARALRPQRQHGRAAHARPHRPRAAARRPARPARALQRAHLPHRGARGRARPQRQRAVFPDASVRVAFREDAAGARQVLLDTATDADAGANGVDHRSYRLARGNELGLFGLDVTLNPSGHGAFLHLVSRGALDRERAARYQLLLEVEDGGEPRRRGQLLINVTVTDANDNAPAFERAQYRAQVAEDAAPGASVLSVGAADADEGANAEVRYELVEEEGGAGAPFHIDARTGLVTVREALDFESRRQYTLSLRATDGGAPPLSGRAEALVRLTDVNDNDPVVRFPLLPCHLTLRLRGRERAGWHRGGPAHRHRCRLGRGQRQPVGGHSGRQRAGPLRGAALKVPNLSLVKVAHALDRERIPHYNLTVAVSDGGRPRPRSSVASLVIYINDVNDHPPEFEHAVYRAQVREDLPVGSYVHGLAATDGDSGPNAHLRYAIVAGNELGWFTISERTGLVTSCVLLDREAATEVALNISAQDRGPVPRVSYAQLLITILDVNDQAPTFSHSAYSLALPENSPAGTPLLVLQATDNDLGDNGTVRYIFEPDTAALAAWHRLPP; encoded by the exons ATGGCGGAGGGAGTAACGGCAACTCCACAAACTGAAGTTATATGGACTGCTACGGAGATTATGCAAGAGATATCAATGTCGGTGGAAAGATCATTGGACCGGAAGTTAAAGCCAGTGTTGGAAAAAATTCTGGAAATGGGAGATAAAATGAATGATCTTATAAGAGATGTGGCTGCAATTGGTATGAGGATTGATTCAATTGAAAGTGATGTAGTACATCTCAAATCTGAAAATAAACTTCTAAAAGACACTTGTAAA CGGCGCGGGAAGGAGGGGCCGCCGCTGACAGGCTGCGAGCGGAGCAGCCGAGCCAGAGGCAAAGGCGAAAGTGGGCGCCCGAGCGCCTCGCGCCGCCACTCACCTCATGTGGATGTACAGTTGCCGCCTCGCGCTCCATGTCGATTTGCTCCTGGCGGACTGAGCGGGCACCATGCAGGGGGGGCGGTGGGCTCGCgccgctctgctgctgctgctggcgtcGCTCTGCGGCGCCCAGCCGCGCCAGCTCTTCCAGGTGCGCGAGGAGCAGCCGGCCGGCACCTACGTGGGCAGCATCGCCACGCGCCCGGGCTTCACGTACCGCCTGAGCGAGCCGCACGCGCTCTTCGCCCTCAACGGCAGCACGGGCGCGCTGCGCACGCGCGCCCCCATCGACCGCGAGCGGCTGCCCGGCGACCTGCTCGACCTGCTCGTGCTCTCCAGCGCGCCCACCTACCCCACCGAGGTGCGCGTGGCCGTGCTCGACCTCAACGACAACGCGCCGTCTTCCCCGACGCCTCGGTGCGCGTGGCCTTCCGCGAGGACGCGGCCGGCGCGCGTCAGGTGCTGCTCGACACGGCCACGGACGCCGACGCGGGCGCCAACGGCGTCGACCACCGCTCCTACCGCCTGGCGCGCGGCAACGAGCTCGGCCTCTTCGGCCTCGACGTCACGCTCAACCCCAGCGGACACGGCGCCTTCCTGCACCTGGTCAGCCGCGGCGCGCTGGACCGCGAGCGCGCCGCCCGCTACCAGCTGCTGCTCGAGGTGGAGGACGGCGGCGAGCCGCGGCGGCGCGGCCAGCTGCTCATCAACGTGACGGTGACGGACGCCAACGACAACGCGCCCGCCTTCGAGCGCGCGCAGTACCGCGCGCAGGTGGCCGAGGACGCGGCGCCGGGCGCCAGCGTGCTGAGCGTGGGCGCCGCCGACGCCGACGAGGGCGCCAACGCCGAGGTGCGCTACGAGCTGGTGGAGGAGGAGGGCGGGGCCGGGGCCCCCTTCCACATCGACGCGCGCACGGGGCTGGTGACGGTGCGCGAGGCGCTGGACTTCGAGAGCAGGCGCCAGTACACGCTCAGCTTGCGCGCCACCGATGGTGGCGCGCCCCCGCTCTCGGGCCGGGCTGAGGCGCTGGTGCGCCTGACCGACGTCAACGACAACGACCCCGTCGTCAGGTTTCCGCTACTTCCCTGCCACCTCACGCTCCGCCTCCGTGGACGAGAACGCGCCGGCTGGCACCGTGGTGGCCCTGCTCACCGTCACCGATGCCGACTCGGCCGAGGCCAACGGCAACCTGTCGGTGGCCATTCTGGGCGGCAACGAGCAGGGCCACTTCGAGGTGCAGCCCTC AAGGTGCCCAACCTCAGCCTGGTCAAAGTGGCGCACGCGCTGGACCGCGAGCGCATCCCGCACTACAACCTCACCGTGGCCGTGTCGGATGGGGGCCGTCCCCGCccccgctcctcggtggccagCCTCGTTATCTACATCAACGATGTCAACGACCACCCGCCCGAGTTTGAGCATGCCGTCTACCGGGCGCAGGTGCGTGAGGATTTGCCCGTGGGCAGTTATGTGCATGGGCTGGCTGCCACCGATGGTGACTCGGGCCCCAATGCGCACCTGCGCTACGCTATCGTGGCGGGCAACGAGTTGGGTTGGTTCACCATCAGCGAGCGCACTGGACTGGTAACCAGCTGTGTGCTGCTGGACCGTGAAGCAGCTACGGAGGTGGCACTCAACATCAGTGCGCAGGATCGTGGGCCCGTGCCACGGGTCTCCTATGCGCAGCTGCTCATCACAATCCTAGATGTCAATGACCAGGCACCCACTTTTTCACATTCCGCCTACAGCCTGGCGCTTCCCGAGAACTCCCCTGCCGGCACACCACTCCTTGTCCTGCAAGCCACCGACAACGACTTGGGAGACAATGGCACAGTGCGCTATATTTTTGAGCCTGACACAGCCGCTTTAGCTGCTTGGCACCGCCTTCCGCCTTGA
- the LOC117357747 gene encoding protocadherin Fat 4-like has protein sequence MVNITVRDLNDNSPHFLQAVETVNVVENWQAGHMVFHAKAVDPDEGANGVILYSLKQNPRELFAINENNGSVSLTGPVDINEGYYQVEILASDMGVPQRSSSCILTVSVHDVNDNPPVFGQLSYEVTVPESEPVNSRFFKVQASDKDTGANGDVIYNIIEGNPGDAFGIFPDGQLYVKSELDRELQDTYILRIVASDRAVEPLSATVNVTIILEDVNDNRPLFNSTDYVFYFEEEQPGRGHLVGRIKAVDKDFRANGQVMYAFETMRPNFELNTVTGEITSTHQFDRESLVRQRGTAVFSFTVTATDLGLPKPLKDQAAVQVYIRDINDNPPKFSKDLYQATISELAANMTHVLRVSSSDVDEGNNGLVHYTVIKGNEENQFAIDGETGQVTLMGRLDHEATASYSLIIQAVDSGVSPLTATCTLSIDILDENDNTPSFPKATLFADVLENMRIGELVSSVTATDSDSGDNADLHYSITGTNNHGTFSISPTTGSIFLAKKLDFETQSLYKLNITAKDNGQPPRSSTISVVIHIRDFNDNPPSFPPGDIFKSVTENIPVGTSVISVTAHDPDADINGLLTYEIVQQMPRGNHFVIDEIRGIIFTSAEIDREFANLFELTVKASDQAVPMESRRFTLKNVTILVTDLNDNIPTFVSQNALAADPSLVIGSVLTTIIAFDPDEEPNGEVEYEIINGDIETFLLDRYSGDLRVASVMLPSHLTYHLIVSATDLGPERKASTTELTVILQGLDGPVFTQPKYVTVLKEGEPVGTNVISIEAASPRGSEALVEYYIVSVRCEEKTVGRLFTIGRNTGVIQTAAVLDRERGARLYWVDVYAIEKATNLPQDLRKQR, from the coding sequence ATGGTTAATATCACTGTGAGAGATCTCAATGACAATTCTCCTCACTTTCTGCAGGCAGTGGAAACGGTGAATGTAGTGGAAAATTGGCAGGCAGGGCACATGGTGTTTCATGCCAAAGCAGTAGACCCAGATGAAGGTGCCAATGGCGTGATACTCTATAGCCTGAAGCAGAATCCCAGGGAACTCTTTGCCATTAATGAAAACAATGGTTCTGTGAGTTTAACAGGGCCAGTAGACATCAATGAGGGTTACTATCAAGTAGAGATCTTGGCTTCTGATATGGGAGTACCACAGCGCTCCTCTAGCTGTATCTTAACAGTTTCTGTACATGATGTAAATGATAACCCGCCTGTGTTTGGCCAGCTTTCCTATGAAGTTACCGTTCCAGAGTCTGAACCTGTGAACTCCAGGTTTTTTAAAGTGCAAGCATCTGACAAAGACACGGGGGCAAACGGGGACGTCATTTATAATATCATTGAAGGAAATCCTGGGGATGCTTTTGGAATATTTCCTGATGGGCAACTATATGTTAAGAGCGAACTGGACCGTGAATTGCAAGACACGTACATTCTGAGAATTGTTGCTTCAGACAGAGCTGTAGAGCCACTAAGTGCTACTGTGAATGTTACAATAATTCTGGAAGATGTAAATGATAATCGGCCATTGTTTAACAGCACTGATTATGTTTTTtattttgaagaggagcagcCTGGGAGGGGTCATTTGGTTGGTAGGATCAAAGCTGTGGATAAAGACTTCAGAGCAAACGGCCAAGTGATGTATGCTTTTGAAACGATGCGACCCAATTTTGAATTAAACACAGTTACTGGGGAAATCACTAGCACTCATCAGTTTGACAGAGAGTCTCTTGTGAGACAGAGGGGGACAGCAGTGTTCAGCTTTACAGTGACAGCAACAGACCTAGGGTTGCCAAAGCCTCTAAAGGATCAGGCAGCTGTACAGGTGTACATTCGTGACATTAATGATAATCCACCCAAATTTTCTAAAGATCTGTATCAAGCCACCATATCGGAATTAGCAGCTAACATGACACATGTTTTAAGAGTTTCTTCCTCAGATGTTGATGAAGGTAATAATGGATTAGTTCATTATACTGTTATTAAGGGGAACGAAGAAAATCAGTTTGCTATTGATGGTGAAACGGGCCAAGTGACAttaatgggcaggctggatcacGAAGCCACGGCCTCTTATTCCCTTATCATTCAGGCAGTGGATTCTGGAGTCTCACCCTTAACCGCTACCTGTACATTGAGCATTGATATTTTAGATGAAAATGACAAcactccttccttccctaaagCTACCCTTTTTGCGGATGTCTTGGAGAACATGAGAATTGGTGAACTCGTGTCCTCAGTCACAGCTACAGATTCTGATTCCGGGGATAATGCTGACCTTCATTACAGTATTACAGGGACTAACAACCATGGGACTTTCAGCATCAGTCCAACCACTGGCAGTATTTTTCTTGCAAAGAAGTTAGACTTTGAGACACAATCTCTTTACAAACTGAATATAACAGCAAAAGACAATGGCCAGCCCCCTCGGTCTTCTACAATATCTGTGGTAATACACATTAGAGATTTTAATGATAACCCACCTAGTTTTCCACCTGGGGATATTTTTAAATCTGTTACAGAGAACATTCCTGTTGGTACTTCAGTCATATCTGTTACTGCCCATGATCCTGATGCAGATATTAACGGACTGTTAACTTATGAAATTGTTCAGCAGATGCCCCGGGGTAACCACTTTGTCATAGATGAAATCAGAGGAATAATATTTACCAGTGCTGAAATTGATCGGGAATTTGCTAATCTCTTTGAATTAACTGTAAAAGCCAGTGATCAGGCTGTTCCCATGGAATCAAGACGATTTACTTTGAAAAATGTGACAATTTTAGTCACAGATCTCAATGATAATATTCCAACATTTGTATCACAAAATGCCCTGGCTGCAGACCCCTCACTTGTGATTGGTTCAGTTCTAACTACAATTATAGCCTTTGATCCTGACGAAGAACCAAATGGGGAagttgaatatgaaataattaaTGGAGACATTGAAACCTTTCTTCTGGATCGTTACAGTGGGGATTTGAGGGTGGCATCTGTTATGCTGCCCTCACATCTTACCTATCACCTCATAGTGTCTGCCACTGACCTTGGACCTGAAAGAAAAGCATCAACAACCGAACTGACTGTCATACTTCAAGGACTTGATGGACCTGTTTTTACTCAACCAAAATATGTCACTGTCTTGAAAGAAGGAGAACCAGTTGGTACCAATGTGATATCTATCGAAGCAGCCAGCCCAAGGGGTTCAGAGGCCCTAGTGGAATATTATATTGTTTCGGTGCGTTGTGAAGAAAAAACTGTGGGTCGTTTGTTCACGATTGGACGTAATACTGGTGTAATCCAGACTGCCGCTGTCTTGGACAGGGAGCGAGGTGCACGTCTTTACTGGGTGGATGTCTATGCAATCGAGAAAGCCACCAACCTTCCCCAGGACCTCAGAAAGCAGAGGTAG